The Desulfovibrio piger DNA segment TGACGGTCTCGCGCCTAAAGCTCCCCTGCCCGCTGCCCAGCCAGAGCGCGCCGCCCAGGGCCAGCAGAGAGCCCAGCAGGGCCGCCAGGGAGACCGTGGCCGCAGCGGAAAGGCCCACGGCAAGACCTCCGGCCCAGATGCCCAGGCTACCGCCCAGTGCGATGGCCATGCTGGCGCCGCAGGCAGCTCCGGCGGAGATGCCCAGGGTGAAGGGGTCCGCCAGCGGATTGCGCAGCACGCCCTGCAGGGCCACACCGGCCACGGCCAGCGCACCGCCGCACAGCAGGCCCAGCAGCACGCGGGCCAGACGGATCTGTCCCACCACCAGCTGCACGCTGCCGTCCGCCGGGGGGCACAGACCCACCACGGCCCCCAGCGCCTGCCAGACATCGGCCACAGCCACAGGCACGGGCCCGGGCAGACAGGCCAGCGGCAACGAAGCACACCAGAGGACGGCCAGCAGCACGCAGCAGCACCAGCGGCGCGCGCTCCGGGCATCCTTGGCAGGGGGGGTGTTCTCCGGCATGATCCGTCCTGTCATGGCCATCAGTGGCCGGGCACACTGGCCCGGAAACAAAAAAAGCCCCTTCCACCAATGGAAGAGGCCCGTATTCCCTTGCTCCCCTCGGCAAGACCCGTGCCGATACCGGTCGCGGCCAGCGGCCACGGTCCACGGCAGGTATTCCGGCTCGGCCCCCGGCTTCCGGCCTTCCCGTTGCCAGTGGCACATGAAGGAAGCTGGTATGCGGGCCTTACGGCGGCGGGTCCGCTCCCGATTCTCACGGGATTCCCTTTTGACGCCGGCAGGTTCCGGCGACCATGGACGCGCTACTCTAGGCAGGGAGCTGCGGCTTGTCAACGTGTGACGGAAAGAGGGAGATGTGACAGACAGACCTGGTAAAGACCGTTTGTGGCTGCTGCCGATGTCCTCAGCTTCGCGACAGGCGCTTCCCGCAGGGCCGGGACGATACCCGGCAGTACAGCGCGGACGGTGGTCTTGCCTGGCGGGCTGTGGCCCAATCCCGTGCCGCAGCGGCTCCCCGCGCTAAAAAAGTCTTTTCCTCAACACGCAGCATCACGGCAACCGGGACTGTGGGCGCCCGTCGTCCCCGGCACACAAAAAAGACAGCCCAAAGGCTGCCCTTGCCATCTCGCGCTACAGTCTCGCAGGGGCAGTGTGCTCTCCCCGACGGCTCTCATGCCGGAGAACAAAGACGGCACGAAAAGACCATGCCCTTCCCCCCTCATCACAAGCAAGCTCTCCGGCCTGCTAGTCCAGACGCCAGATGACGCTGGCCTGACGGCCGGAAGCCTTCACGCAGCGGTACGAGAAGAACTGGCGGTTGCAGCTGGCCGTGCACAAATCGATGCCGTAGATGTTGCGCGGCAGCAGCCCGGCCTGCTCCAGCTGCCAGCGGGTCAGGCCCCACAGATCCATGGTGCGGCTTTGGGCGTCGAACCAGGGGCGGAACTCGTCGCTCCACTCGCTTTCGAAGTTGATGAACTCCGCCCGGGCCGGGCCCAGGCTCGGGCCGCGCACGGCCAGAAGTTCGCGCGGTTCCACGCCGTAGTGCTCGCAGAAGCGGCGCACCCCGGAACCGGGGAAGTCACAACGGTTGCCGCGCCAGCCCGCATGGATACCGGCCACGAAACGGCCGCTCTTGTGGGCCAGCAGGATGGGCTGGCAATCGGCGGTCTTGATGACCAGCCCAAGCCCGGCCTGAGCTGTGGCCATGCCATCGGCATCGCAGCGGGGCACGGCGTCGGGCTCCACGGCATCGGGCTCGAAGATCATGGCATCGCCGTGCACCTGATTGAGTTCGGCCATGCGCCGGAGGCCCAGGGCCGCCCGCAGTTCGCGGCGGTTGCCGATGACGCTCTGCCGGTCATCGGCCGTGGCGAGAGAGATGTTGCCACCGGCGTACGGGCCGTCTCCGGCCTCCTGCCAGCGGGTCTGGAAGGCGCAGCGCACATTGTCCACGCCGGGGAACACAAAGGGGATGAAACTTACAGGCATACGAGTCCTTCTTCAGTACACAGGCAGTCCACGGGCCGGTCCCAGTCCTGGGAAGGCAGCGCGTCCACCACCTGGAAAGCATAGCACAGGCCCACCAGCAGGGGCCGCCGACCGCTGCCCCGGGCACCGAAGGCCGCCAGGAAACGGTCATAGTAGCCGCCGCCGAAGCCCAGGCGGTTGCCCGCGCGGTCAAAGGCCACACCGGGCAGGATGAGCACGTCGGGACAAAAATCGGGATGGGCCAGCACCGGGGGCGCCATGCCCAGCAGACCGGCATGGGGCTCCAGCATCTTGTAGGGCCCGGCGGCCATGTCGCCCACCCGGGAACAGGGCACGAAGTCCATGAGCCCGCGCTCCAGGCGCACCCGGGGCAGATAGACCCGCACACGGCGCTGCCAGGCATCGGCCAGCAGGTAGCCGGTATGCACTTCTTCCGGCAGGGCCACGTACAGGGCCACGCGGGCGGCCTGCTGCCAGACGTCCCAGTCCAGCAGGGCCTGCTGGGCCGCACGGGCCCGCTGCCGTGCCAGGTCGGGGTCCTGACCGCGCCGCAGCCCACGCATGCGGGCGCGCAATTCCTTCTTCTGCTCATCGGGGAAAAGGGACATGGAGGTCTTTCCATCCTTGCTAAAATGTGCCATAGTTCGCGGAGTGACTTTATAACAAAGGAAACACCGCCATGCCAAGCGTCAACGAACAGGATCATCTCTGGATTGCCGTTGGGGACATTCACGACGAGCCCGGGCTGTTTGCCCGTATCCCCGAGCTGGCGCAGGCAGACGGCATCATCGTCACCGGCGACCTGACCATCACAGGCGGCGTCAAGCAGGCCGAAATGGTCATGGACGTTCTGCGGGCGCACAATCCCCGCATCTGGGCCCAGATCGGCAACATGGACCGGCCCGAAGTGGACGAATGGCTGAGCGGCCTGGGCTGCAACCTGCACACGCAGGTGCACGAGCTCACGCCCGATACGGCCATCTTCGGCATCGGGGCCTCTACGTTCACGCCTTTCGGGACGCCCAGCGAGTTTCCTGAATCCACCTTCGCCGGCTGGCTTGAGAACAGCTGGCAGAAGGCCCGCAAGTACCCCCACACCGTGCTGGTTTCGCACAATCCGCCCAAGGACAGCGCCTGTGACGTCATCCCGGGCAATATTCACGTGGGCTCTACTGCCGTGCGCGAATTCCTTGAAGAAGCCCAACCCGATGTCTGCCTGTGCGGACATATCCACGAAGCGCGCGCCGTGGACAGGGTGGGCCGCACCATCGTGGTGAATCCGGGCGCTCTGGCCCAGGGCGGCTATGTGCTGCTGCGCTCCAGCGGCGGCAAGCTGTCCGTGGAGCTGCGCGTCCTTGAAAATTGTGATTAGCGAAGCCCAGCGCTTCCGCGGGGGACAGACAGTCTGATCCCGCCCGTCATGGCGCGGCCCGGTGCCGCGCTCTCTGACGTTGCCCCTCCGGCGGCTGTTCCGGCCGCCTGGAAAACGCCGTCCCGTGACGGGCGTTTTCTCCTGCCATCCCCCGTGCCCTGCCCTTTCCGGGCATCCCCAGGCCCGTGCCCGCTCACGGACACGCCATCCGGTGTTTGCCGGATGTCCGGCCTGTTCCCTCAGTCGGGATAACGGCTGACAAATTTCGCCGCCTTTGGCG contains these protein-coding regions:
- a CDS encoding polyphenol oxidase family protein produces the protein MPVSFIPFVFPGVDNVRCAFQTRWQEAGDGPYAGGNISLATADDRQSVIGNRRELRAALGLRRMAELNQVHGDAMIFEPDAVEPDAVPRCDADGMATAQAGLGLVIKTADCQPILLAHKSGRFVAGIHAGWRGNRCDFPGSGVRRFCEHYGVEPRELLAVRGPSLGPARAEFINFESEWSDEFRPWFDAQSRTMDLWGLTRWQLEQAGLLPRNIYGIDLCTASCNRQFFSYRCVKASGRQASVIWRLD
- a CDS encoding 5-formyltetrahydrofolate cyclo-ligase, yielding MSLFPDEQKKELRARMRGLRRGQDPDLARQRARAAQQALLDWDVWQQAARVALYVALPEEVHTGYLLADAWQRRVRVYLPRVRLERGLMDFVPCSRVGDMAAGPYKMLEPHAGLLGMAPPVLAHPDFCPDVLILPGVAFDRAGNRLGFGGGYYDRFLAAFGARGSGRRPLLVGLCYAFQVVDALPSQDWDRPVDCLCTEEGLVCL
- a CDS encoding metallophosphoesterase; the encoded protein is MPSVNEQDHLWIAVGDIHDEPGLFARIPELAQADGIIVTGDLTITGGVKQAEMVMDVLRAHNPRIWAQIGNMDRPEVDEWLSGLGCNLHTQVHELTPDTAIFGIGASTFTPFGTPSEFPESTFAGWLENSWQKARKYPHTVLVSHNPPKDSACDVIPGNIHVGSTAVREFLEEAQPDVCLCGHIHEARAVDRVGRTIVVNPGALAQGGYVLLRSSGGKLSVELRVLENCD